A single genomic interval of Sceloporus undulatus isolate JIND9_A2432 ecotype Alabama chromosome 2, SceUnd_v1.1, whole genome shotgun sequence harbors:
- the PQBP1 gene encoding polyglutamine-binding protein 1 translates to MPLPVALQSRLARRGLLKHVEPEPEEEIIAEDYDDDHIDYEATRIENLPPNWYRVIDPVCGLPYYWNIENDLVSWLSPNDPNSVVTKAAKKLKNNLDAEEKIERSHEKVEREDVKERRYHRREELAPYPKSKKSNRKDEELDPMDPSAYSDAPRGTWSTGLPKRNEAKTGADTTAAGPLFQQRPYPSPGAVLRANAEASRAKQQD, encoded by the exons ATGCCGTTGCCAGTGGCACTGCAGTCTCGCCTGGCTAGGAGAGGCCTGCTAAAGCATGTGGAGCCTG AACCAGAGGAGGAAATTATTGCAGAAGATTATGATGATGACCACATTGATTATGAAGCCACTAGGATTGAGAACTTGCCTCCAAACTGGTACAGAGTCATTGATCCTGTCTG CGGCCTCCCTTACTACTGGAACATAGAGAATGATCTGGTTTCATGGCTTTCACCCAATGATCCCAACTCTGTGGTGACCAAAGCAGCCAAAAAATTGAAGAACAATTTGG ATGCTGAGGAAAAAATAGAGCGCTCCCATGAGAAGGTGGAACGGGAAGATGTGAAGGAACGTCGGTACCACAGACGGGAGGAGCTAGCCCCTTACCCCAAGAGTAAGAAAT CAAACCGGAAGGATGAGGAACTCGACCCCATGGACCCGAGTGCATACTCTGATGCTCCTCG ggGAACTTGGTCCACTGGGCTGCCCAAGCGAAATGAGGCCAAGACTGGAGCAGATACCACTGCAGCTGGACCACTATTCCAGCAGCGTCCTTATCCAAGCCCCGGTGCTGTCTTGCGGGCAAATGCTGAAGCTTCCCGGGCCAAGCAGCAGGACTGA